Proteins encoded in a region of the Mycolicibacterium neoaurum genome:
- a CDS encoding PTS glucose transporter subunit IIA produces the protein MTTNVLAPVAGRAVALADVPDPVFSQGMVGVGAAIDPPHEIVDAVAPVSGKLLKLMPHAFIVLTPDNVGVLVHLGLDTVALKGEGFTTVLQEGVQVTAGEVVITYDIPSVVDKGLNPIVPVVIMDEREPGNIAVTPPLGAHLTAGAGLFVANS, from the coding sequence ATGACGACAAACGTGCTGGCGCCGGTGGCGGGACGCGCCGTCGCCCTCGCCGATGTACCCGATCCGGTGTTCTCCCAAGGCATGGTCGGTGTCGGCGCCGCGATCGACCCGCCGCACGAGATCGTCGACGCCGTCGCGCCGGTGTCCGGCAAGCTGCTCAAGCTCATGCCGCACGCCTTCATCGTGCTGACGCCGGACAACGTGGGCGTGCTGGTACATCTTGGCCTGGACACCGTGGCGCTCAAGGGTGAGGGTTTCACCACGGTGCTGCAGGAGGGTGTTCAGGTCACCGCAGGCGAGGTCGTCATCACCTACGACATCCCGTCGGTGGTGGACAAGGGGCTCAACCCGATCGTGCCCGTGGTGATCATGGACGAGCGCGAACCCGGCAATATCGCGGTGACCCCGCCGCTGGGGGCCCACCTGACCGCCGGTGCTGGACTCTTCGTGGCGAACAGCTGA
- the nagB gene encoding glucosamine-6-phosphate deaminase, which produces MEVVILPDAAAIGSVAADAIGALLDRTPDAVFGLATGSSPLSIYDELATRHAAGGLSFQQVRGFTLDEYVGLPADHPERYRNVIDTVFVDRVDFADGAVQGPDGLAEDIPAACAAYEAAIAAAGGVDLQILGIGTDGHIGFNEPGSSLASRTRIKTLTEQTRRDNARFFGDDIDAVPTHCLTQGLGTILEARHIVLVAIGRSKAEAVHHLVEGAVSAMWPATVLQHHPHVTVLLDDGAARRLQLAEYYRETYRSKPDWQGI; this is translated from the coding sequence ATGGAGGTCGTCATCCTGCCCGACGCCGCCGCGATCGGCAGCGTCGCCGCGGACGCCATCGGTGCGCTGCTGGATCGCACACCCGATGCCGTGTTCGGGTTGGCCACCGGGTCCTCGCCGCTGTCCATCTATGACGAACTGGCCACCCGCCATGCCGCGGGCGGGCTGTCGTTCCAGCAGGTCCGCGGGTTCACCCTCGATGAATACGTCGGTCTACCCGCCGACCACCCCGAGCGCTACCGCAATGTCATCGACACCGTTTTCGTCGACCGGGTGGACTTCGCCGATGGTGCCGTGCAGGGGCCCGACGGCCTAGCCGAGGACATCCCGGCGGCCTGCGCGGCGTACGAGGCGGCCATCGCCGCCGCAGGGGGAGTGGACCTGCAGATCCTCGGGATCGGCACCGACGGGCACATCGGGTTCAACGAACCCGGCTCCTCACTGGCCTCGCGCACCCGGATCAAGACGCTGACCGAACAGACCCGCCGCGACAACGCCCGCTTCTTCGGCGACGATATCGACGCCGTGCCCACCCACTGCCTGACCCAGGGGCTGGGCACCATCCTCGAGGCCCGGCACATCGTGCTGGTGGCCATCGGGCGCAGCAAGGCCGAGGCCGTGCACCACCTGGTGGAGGGGGCGGTCAGCGCGATGTGGCCGGCCACCGTCCTGCAGCACCATCCGCACGTGACGGTGCTGCTCGACGATGGCGCAGCCCGCCGTCTGCAGCTCGCCGAGTACTACCGCGAGACCTATCGATCCAAGCCCGACTGGCAGGGCATCTGA
- the nagA gene encoding N-acetylglucosamine-6-phosphate deacetylase has product MLLVADTLLTGAQLLRPGWIDIAGETVRATGSGAPPGPPDRVLGAVTVVPGFVDTHVHGGAGANFTAGSTEQTAAAVDLHRRHGSTRIVASLVTAAPDELLRQVGALAGDVRAGLLDGIHLEGPWLSELRCGAHEPALMRDPDRDEVARVLDAGAGCIRMVTLAPERHGALAAVAQLRSAGVVVAVGHTEATYAQTRAAIDAGARVGTHLFNAMRPIDRREPGPIIALLEDDRVTVEVITDGVHVDPAIYRHITRSAGPQRVSLITDAMAATGMADGWYELGPLGVQVRDGVARVAGTETIAGSTATMDRVFRFAVAHSGLARDAALCAAVAQASVNPARALGLPDARLVAGAAADLVVLDADLAVTGVLRRGGWVLDPAGGDA; this is encoded by the coding sequence GTGCTGCTGGTCGCCGATACCCTGCTGACGGGTGCGCAACTGCTGCGCCCGGGGTGGATCGACATCGCCGGGGAGACGGTGCGTGCCACGGGATCCGGTGCTCCGCCCGGCCCGCCCGACCGAGTGTTGGGTGCGGTCACCGTGGTGCCGGGATTCGTCGACACCCACGTCCATGGCGGGGCCGGCGCCAACTTCACCGCAGGCAGTACCGAGCAGACGGCCGCGGCGGTCGATCTGCACCGCAGGCACGGCAGCACCAGGATCGTCGCCTCGCTGGTCACCGCGGCACCCGATGAGCTGCTGCGCCAGGTCGGCGCGCTGGCCGGCGATGTGCGGGCCGGGTTGCTCGACGGTATCCACCTGGAAGGTCCGTGGCTTTCCGAGTTGCGTTGTGGTGCACACGAACCCGCTTTGATGCGTGATCCGGACCGCGACGAGGTGGCCCGCGTGCTCGACGCAGGCGCGGGCTGTATCCGGATGGTGACGCTGGCCCCGGAACGCCACGGAGCGCTCGCCGCGGTCGCTCAACTCCGGTCGGCGGGCGTCGTGGTCGCCGTGGGTCACACCGAGGCGACCTACGCGCAGACCCGCGCGGCCATCGACGCCGGCGCACGAGTCGGCACCCATCTGTTCAACGCGATGCGGCCCATCGACCGCCGGGAACCCGGCCCGATCATCGCGCTGCTGGAGGATGACCGGGTCACCGTCGAGGTCATCACCGACGGGGTGCACGTCGACCCGGCGATCTACCGGCACATCACGCGAAGCGCTGGGCCGCAACGGGTATCGCTGATCACCGATGCGATGGCCGCCACCGGGATGGCCGACGGCTGGTACGAGCTGGGTCCGCTGGGGGTGCAGGTGCGCGACGGGGTTGCCCGGGTCGCAGGCACCGAGACGATCGCCGGCAGCACGGCGACGATGGACCGGGTGTTCCGGTTCGCGGTGGCCCACAGCGGGTTGGCCCGCGATGCGGCGTTGTGCGCGGCGGTGGCCCAGGCCTCGGTGAATCCGGCCCGCGCACTTGGTCTGCCCGACGCGCGGCTGGTGGCCGGAGCGGCGGCGGATCTGGTGGTGCTCGACGCTGACCTCGCGGTGACCGGGGTGCTGCGCCGCGGTGGCTGGGTGCTCGACCCGGCGGGTGGGGATGCATGA
- a CDS encoding DUF2237 family protein — protein sequence MPEHPELNVLGGPLEPCGSDPVTGFYRDGCCSSGPEDAGMHTICAVVTAEFLEHQRSIGNDLSTPMPQYRFPGLVPGDRWCVTAVNWLRAYQDGFAAPVVMACTHERTLSIVPIEVLAEHAVDVPDDASDL from the coding sequence ATGCCCGAACACCCCGAATTGAATGTGCTGGGCGGCCCGCTGGAACCATGCGGCAGCGATCCGGTGACCGGTTTTTACCGCGACGGCTGTTGTTCCAGCGGTCCGGAGGACGCGGGAATGCACACCATTTGCGCCGTGGTGACCGCCGAATTCCTGGAACACCAGCGGTCCATCGGCAATGACCTGAGCACACCCATGCCGCAGTATCGCTTTCCCGGTCTGGTGCCCGGAGATCGCTGGTGCGTCACGGCGGTCAACTGGTTGCGCGCCTACCAGGACGGATTCGCCGCACCGGTGGTGATGGCGTGCACCCATGAGCGCACGCTGAGCATCGTGCCGATCGAGGTGCTCGCCGAGCATGCCGTCGATGTGCCGGACGATGCCAGCGATCTCTAG
- a CDS encoding patatin-like phospholipase family protein, whose protein sequence is MQIPFLDRRGPEPAPVAEAIADSAEELENVEAQDADLPTDDPALVLQKMENRLVRLHLATPGILSDEQLRRLRYLLNFAKLSDFEPGAAGPGGTRGRGDVSVAAELANWRARVANTLHGPLREDRDATRALTDARHILDALSDDQDEQRSGLTERHGARFSQRELDAEIGHKKLVTVLGGGGGAGFVYIGGMRRLLEAGQVPDYMIGSSIGSIIGAVMARSLPVPIDEYVAWAKTVSYRAILGSEELRRRHGLTGMFALRFDEFAHGLFTREDGEQMRMSDLGIPYEAVVAGVRRQPFAALPAKFRHQELAVLRMRTLPFLPIGMGPEVAARMWQAAAFIDSRVVKAIVVGGDALTRELNVVDAASFSSAIPGVLHHETRDPAMVPILDEMLAAHDVGAIVDGGTASNVPVELAWKRIRDGRLGTRNACYLAFDSFHPQWDPRHLWLAPIAQAIQLQMVRNLPYSDHIVRFAPTLSPLNLAPSTASIDRACGWGHKRVDKAIPITSALLQPIWWEDVPEPERSRAAKDTATPMSTVLSEAQRPRNRFERWRDRYLT, encoded by the coding sequence GTGCAGATACCGTTCCTCGACCGGCGTGGCCCGGAACCGGCTCCCGTCGCTGAGGCCATCGCCGACTCGGCCGAGGAACTGGAGAACGTCGAGGCCCAGGACGCCGATCTGCCCACCGATGACCCGGCGCTGGTGTTGCAGAAGATGGAGAACCGGCTGGTGCGGCTGCACCTGGCCACCCCCGGGATCCTGAGCGATGAGCAGCTGCGCCGGTTGCGCTACCTGCTGAACTTCGCGAAATTGTCCGATTTCGAGCCCGGCGCGGCGGGCCCGGGCGGCACCCGGGGGCGCGGGGATGTCTCGGTGGCCGCCGAGCTGGCGAACTGGCGCGCCAGGGTGGCCAACACCCTGCACGGTCCACTGCGCGAGGACCGAGACGCCACCCGCGCGCTGACCGATGCCCGCCACATTCTCGACGCCCTGTCCGATGACCAGGACGAGCAGCGCAGCGGGCTCACCGAACGCCACGGCGCCCGGTTCTCCCAACGCGAACTCGACGCCGAGATCGGGCACAAGAAGTTGGTGACGGTCCTCGGCGGCGGTGGCGGCGCGGGTTTCGTCTACATCGGCGGGATGCGGCGGCTACTGGAGGCCGGTCAGGTCCCCGATTACATGATCGGTTCGTCGATCGGGTCGATCATCGGTGCGGTGATGGCCAGGTCGCTACCCGTGCCGATCGACGAGTACGTGGCCTGGGCCAAAACGGTGTCCTACCGCGCCATCCTCGGCTCCGAGGAACTGCGCAGGCGGCACGGCCTCACCGGCATGTTCGCCCTGCGTTTCGACGAGTTCGCGCACGGGTTGTTCACCCGCGAGGACGGCGAGCAGATGCGGATGTCCGATCTGGGCATCCCCTACGAGGCGGTGGTGGCCGGGGTGCGCAGGCAGCCGTTCGCGGCGCTGCCCGCCAAGTTCCGCCATCAAGAGCTCGCGGTATTGCGGATGCGCACACTGCCGTTCCTGCCCATCGGCATGGGCCCGGAGGTGGCGGCCCGGATGTGGCAGGCGGCCGCGTTCATCGACTCCCGAGTGGTCAAGGCGATCGTGGTGGGCGGTGACGCGCTGACCCGCGAACTCAACGTCGTCGATGCCGCATCGTTCTCCTCGGCCATCCCCGGTGTGCTGCACCATGAAACGCGGGATCCGGCGATGGTGCCGATCCTCGACGAGATGTTGGCCGCCCATGACGTCGGCGCGATCGTCGACGGTGGCACCGCAAGCAATGTGCCGGTGGAGTTGGCATGGAAACGCATCCGCGACGGTCGGCTCGGCACCCGCAATGCCTGTTATCTCGCCTTCGACAGTTTCCATCCGCAATGGGATCCGCGGCACCTGTGGCTCGCGCCGATCGCGCAGGCGATCCAGCTGCAGATGGTGCGCAACCTGCCGTACTCCGATCACATCGTCCGGTTCGCCCCGACCCTGTCGCCGCTGAACCTGGCGCCGTCGACGGCCTCGATCGACCGGGCCTGCGGGTGGGGGCACAAGCGGGTGGACAAGGCCATTCCCATCACTTCCGCACTGCTGCAGCCGATCTGGTGGGAGGACGTACCCGAGCCGGAACGTTCGCGCGCCGCCAAGGACACCGCGACGCCGATGAGCACCGTGCTGTCGGAGGCCCAGCGTCCGCGCAACCGGTTCGAACGCTGGCGGGACCGCTACCTCACCTAG
- a CDS encoding GNAT family N-acetyltransferase: MIETDEPLPILPRELTDIPEDVRLVGPPLTPTVAPPYGVRLVDPDADAELISRWMNLPHLAEAWEYAWPPERWRGYLKAQLAGTFSRPFLASRKGEDIGYVEIYRAAKDSIATRYAADPHDLGVHAAIADTRLVNRGIAPLILPKLMADIFAQEPQCRRVMFDPDHRNTGARRLVEYVGSTFLGEHQMSNRKMALYVFPRTLADIPELR; encoded by the coding sequence ATGATCGAGACTGACGAGCCGCTGCCGATTCTGCCGCGCGAGCTGACCGACATCCCCGAGGACGTCCGCCTGGTCGGACCTCCGCTGACGCCCACCGTCGCACCGCCTTACGGCGTGCGTCTTGTCGATCCCGACGCCGACGCCGAGTTGATCTCGCGGTGGATGAACCTGCCGCATCTGGCCGAGGCCTGGGAATACGCCTGGCCACCGGAGCGCTGGCGGGGCTACCTCAAGGCCCAGCTGGCCGGCACATTCTCCCGTCCGTTTCTGGCCAGCCGCAAGGGTGAGGACATCGGCTACGTCGAGATATACCGGGCGGCAAAGGATTCCATCGCCACCCGGTACGCGGCCGACCCCCACGACCTCGGGGTGCACGCAGCGATCGCCGACACCCGACTGGTCAACCGCGGTATCGCGCCGTTGATCCTGCCCAAGCTGATGGCCGATATCTTCGCTCAGGAACCGCAGTGCCGACGGGTGATGTTCGACCCCGACCATCGCAATACCGGAGCCCGTCGACTGGTCGAGTACGTGGGCAGCACGTTCCTCGGTGAACACCAGATGTCGAACCGCAAGATGGCCCTGTACGTGTTCCCCCGCACGCTGGCAGATATCCCGGAACTGCGCTGA
- the mbtN gene encoding mycobactin biosynthesis acyl-ACP dehydrogenase MbtN, translated as MTMVDDSPAATTLAEFESLLDRVFDDRVRHWTAEAERTDTFPRELIEYLGHEGVFEAKWGTDQQPDVAKVIALALQLGKLGSAGIAVGVSLHDSAIALLRRFGRTPHLKSICERAIRGEVVLCVGASEESGGSDLQIVGTTVRSVGDGFQVTGIKKFVSLSPIADYVMTVARNVDNDPDSRHGNVVVIAVPLRDPGVQVQRPYKKVGAGPLDTAAVHIDTWVPADALIARAGTGLAAISWGLAHERMSVAGQIAGSCQRLLGITLARMMSRRQFGHTLYEHQALRMRVADLQARVDMLRHALNGIAAGGKLDLRTAAAMKVCAARLGEEVVSECMHIFGGTGYLVDETPLGRWWRDMKLARVGGGTDEVLWELVAAAMKPDHDGYTEMMNASAG; from the coding sequence ATGACCATGGTCGACGATTCACCGGCGGCCACGACGCTGGCCGAGTTCGAAAGCCTGCTGGACAGGGTGTTCGACGATCGGGTCCGACACTGGACCGCCGAGGCCGAGCGCACCGACACCTTTCCCAGGGAGCTCATCGAATATCTGGGCCACGAAGGTGTTTTCGAGGCCAAGTGGGGAACCGACCAGCAGCCCGACGTGGCCAAGGTGATCGCGCTGGCATTGCAGCTCGGCAAGCTGGGGTCCGCCGGCATCGCGGTCGGGGTCAGCCTGCACGATTCGGCCATCGCACTGCTGCGGCGATTCGGCCGCACTCCGCACCTGAAGTCGATCTGCGAACGGGCCATCCGCGGTGAGGTGGTGCTGTGCGTCGGCGCCTCCGAGGAATCGGGCGGCTCGGACCTGCAGATCGTCGGCACGACCGTGCGATCTGTGGGAGATGGCTTCCAGGTGACCGGTATCAAGAAGTTCGTCTCGCTGTCCCCCATCGCCGATTACGTCATGACGGTGGCGCGCAATGTCGACAACGATCCCGACAGCAGGCACGGCAATGTCGTGGTGATCGCGGTCCCGCTACGCGATCCGGGAGTCCAGGTCCAGCGGCCGTACAAGAAAGTCGGCGCCGGGCCGCTGGACACCGCCGCGGTGCACATCGACACCTGGGTGCCCGCCGATGCGCTGATCGCCCGCGCGGGCACCGGACTGGCCGCCATCTCCTGGGGTCTGGCGCATGAACGCATGTCGGTGGCCGGGCAGATCGCCGGCAGTTGCCAACGCCTGCTGGGAATCACGCTGGCGCGCATGATGAGTCGTCGTCAGTTCGGGCACACCCTCTACGAGCATCAGGCACTGCGGATGCGGGTGGCCGACCTGCAGGCCCGGGTCGACATGCTGCGGCACGCGTTGAACGGTATCGCCGCCGGCGGCAAGCTGGACCTGCGCACCGCGGCCGCGATGAAGGTGTGCGCGGCCCGCCTCGGCGAAGAGGTGGTCTCCGAATGCATGCACATCTTCGGCGGCACCGGATACCTGGTCGACGAGACACCGCTGGGTCGGTGGTGGCGCGATATGAAGCTGGCTCGTGTCGGCGGCGGAACCGACGAGGTGCTCTGGGAACTGGTGGCCGCCGCGATGAAACCGGATCACGACGGCTACACCGAGATGATGAACGCCTCGGCCGGCTGA
- the mbtM gene encoding long-chain-fatty acid--ACP ligase MbtM, whose translation MAQALCESMASTDRALAVLDTATGTWNRHPWGEIHARAENVAARICADEAPAVGLVGDPTVEFISAIPGAFLAGAAVSILPGPVRGADPKRWARATLDRFAGIGVRTVFSHGAPLRELSAADSHITVHDVGAVAHTQRSYTHHGAVGDADIAVLQGTAGSTGTPRTAALSPAAVLANLQALVTRVEVTETDCGHSWLPLYHDMGLSFVLATALAGAELWQAPTTAFSAQPFGWLKWITESRATLTAAPNMAYNIIGKYSGLVSDADFSALRFALNGGEAVDCDGSRRFAEEMSRFGLAPGVLAPSYGLAESNCAVAVPAPGQGLRVDEIQVVTDDGGYRRTHAVLGPAIPGMEIRIVAGDQYSGGVADREVGEVQIRGTSMMRGYLGESPVDNRSWFPTGDIGYLLDDGLVVCGRAKEIITVAGRNIFPTEIENVAARVDGVRAGAVVAVGTDGPATRSGLVIAAEFKGADEPAARTAMVSLIASECGVVPADIVFLAPGSLPRTSSGKLRRLEVKRNLEGAGQ comes from the coding sequence CTGGCGCAGGCGCTATGCGAGTCGATGGCATCGACCGACCGTGCGCTTGCCGTGCTGGACACCGCCACCGGAACCTGGAACCGCCACCCGTGGGGTGAGATCCACGCGCGCGCCGAGAACGTCGCCGCCCGCATCTGTGCCGACGAGGCACCCGCCGTCGGCCTGGTCGGCGATCCCACCGTCGAGTTCATCTCGGCTATCCCGGGGGCATTCCTGGCCGGTGCCGCGGTGTCGATCCTGCCCGGTCCGGTGCGCGGAGCTGACCCGAAACGTTGGGCGCGGGCCACTTTGGACCGATTCGCCGGGATCGGCGTGCGGACGGTCTTCAGCCACGGTGCACCGCTGCGCGAGCTCAGTGCTGCCGACAGCCACATCACCGTGCACGATGTCGGTGCCGTCGCGCACACGCAACGCTCATACACCCATCACGGCGCCGTCGGCGACGCCGATATCGCGGTGTTGCAGGGCACCGCCGGATCGACCGGCACACCGCGGACCGCGGCACTGTCCCCCGCCGCGGTGCTGGCGAACCTGCAGGCACTGGTCACCAGGGTCGAGGTCACCGAAACCGACTGCGGCCATTCCTGGTTGCCGCTCTATCACGATATGGGGCTGTCCTTCGTACTGGCCACGGCGCTGGCCGGCGCCGAGCTGTGGCAGGCGCCCACCACGGCGTTCTCCGCCCAACCCTTCGGCTGGCTGAAGTGGATCACCGAGTCCCGAGCCACCCTGACGGCCGCACCGAACATGGCCTACAACATCATCGGCAAGTACTCCGGTCTGGTCAGCGACGCGGATTTCTCGGCGTTGCGATTCGCGCTCAACGGCGGGGAGGCCGTCGACTGTGACGGCAGCCGGCGTTTCGCCGAGGAGATGTCCCGGTTCGGGCTCGCGCCCGGTGTGCTGGCCCCGTCCTACGGTCTGGCCGAATCCAATTGCGCGGTGGCCGTTCCGGCCCCCGGGCAGGGGTTACGGGTCGACGAGATCCAGGTCGTCACCGACGACGGCGGATACCGGCGCACCCACGCCGTGCTGGGGCCCGCCATCCCGGGCATGGAGATCAGGATCGTGGCCGGCGATCAGTATTCGGGCGGTGTCGCCGACCGTGAGGTCGGCGAGGTGCAGATCCGCGGTACCTCGATGATGCGCGGCTACCTCGGCGAATCGCCGGTGGACAATCGAAGCTGGTTCCCGACCGGTGATATCGGCTACCTGCTCGATGACGGTCTGGTGGTCTGCGGACGCGCCAAGGAGATCATCACCGTCGCCGGACGCAACATCTTCCCGACCGAGATCGAGAACGTCGCCGCGCGAGTGGACGGTGTGCGGGCCGGTGCGGTGGTCGCCGTCGGTACCGACGGCCCGGCCACCAGGTCGGGTCTGGTGATCGCCGCGGAGTTCAAGGGTGCCGACGAACCGGCGGCCCGCACCGCCATGGTGTCACTCATCGCCTCCGAATGTGGGGTCGTGCCCGCCGATATCGTCTTCCTGGCGCCGGGATCGCTGCCGCGAACATCCTCGGGCAAGTTGCGGCGGCTGGAGGTCAAACGCAATCTGGAAGGTGCCGGACAATGA
- a CDS encoding acyl carrier protein has translation MEISQSDAVDPQLLAILREDLNIDVSRLSRDSRLVDDVGMDSVAFAVGMVAIEDRLGAALDEEDLLNCETLGDLEKVVLAKIPSAQANP, from the coding sequence ATGGAAATCTCACAGTCCGACGCAGTGGATCCCCAGCTCCTGGCAATCCTGCGGGAGGACCTCAACATCGACGTCAGCCGGCTGAGCCGGGACTCCCGACTGGTCGACGACGTGGGCATGGACTCGGTGGCGTTCGCGGTCGGCATGGTCGCGATCGAGGATCGCCTCGGCGCGGCACTCGACGAAGAGGACCTGCTCAACTGTGAGACCCTCGGTGACCTGGAGAAGGTCGTCCTGGCGAAAATCCCTTCGGCGCAGGCCAACCCGTGA
- the crcB gene encoding fluoride efflux transporter CrcB, with protein MMVFWVACAGSLGAVSRFVVDGAVRQRRSTEFPWATVLINVTGSLLLGFIVGLVLFHGVPRELQLIVGVGFCGGYTTFSTASVETIRLMQRRKYRAGAVNAIGTLVITVAAAAAGMAVAAL; from the coding sequence ATGATGGTGTTCTGGGTGGCATGCGCGGGCAGCCTCGGGGCGGTATCGCGGTTTGTCGTCGACGGGGCAGTCCGGCAGCGGCGGAGCACAGAATTCCCCTGGGCCACCGTGCTCATCAATGTCACGGGATCGCTCTTGCTCGGATTCATCGTCGGCCTTGTGCTGTTCCACGGGGTTCCCCGGGAACTGCAGCTGATCGTCGGGGTGGGATTCTGCGGCGGCTACACCACCTTCAGCACCGCCAGCGTCGAGACGATCCGCCTCATGCAGCGCCGCAAATACCGGGCAGGTGCCGTCAACGCCATCGGCACGCTGGTGATCACCGTCGCCGCCGCAGCGGCGGGAATGGCCGTGGCGGCGCTGTGA
- a CDS encoding CrcB family protein, with product MADHHDPITASSVDPDAVEPAPSPLHVRPSAIAAVALGGLLGAPARYGLEVAFPQVAGQWPVTTFAINVMGAFLLGVLLEGLSRLGPDTGWRQRLRLGVGTGVLGSFTTYSTLAVDTDELLRRSEWWAAGSYAVGTVLVGGLATVIGIAVGTRIPRRGEEADR from the coding sequence ATGGCCGATCACCACGATCCGATTACCGCTTCATCGGTCGACCCCGATGCCGTCGAGCCCGCCCCGAGCCCCTTGCACGTGCGGCCGTCGGCGATCGCCGCGGTGGCACTGGGCGGCTTGCTGGGCGCCCCGGCACGCTACGGCCTCGAGGTGGCGTTTCCCCAGGTTGCAGGTCAATGGCCGGTCACGACATTCGCCATCAATGTGATGGGGGCGTTCCTGCTGGGTGTGTTGCTGGAAGGTCTCAGCCGACTGGGGCCCGACACCGGTTGGCGTCAGCGACTGCGCCTGGGCGTGGGCACCGGCGTGCTGGGCTCGTTCACCACGTACAGCACCCTGGCCGTGGACACCGATGAGCTGCTGCGTCGCAGTGAGTGGTGGGCGGCCGGGTCCTATGCGGTGGGCACGGTGCTCGTCGGCGGGCTGGCGACGGTGATCGGGATCGCGGTAGGCACTCGAATACCCCGCCGTGGCGAGGAGGCGGACCGATGA